A segment of the Capra hircus breed San Clemente chromosome 19, ASM170441v1, whole genome shotgun sequence genome:
gagtcccttggactgcaaggagatccaaccagtccatcctaagggaaatcattcctgaatattcattggaaggactgatgctgaagttgaaactccaataatttggccacctaatgggaagaactgactcattggaaaagaccctgatactgcaaaagattgaaggcaggaggagaaggggacgagagaggatgagatggttggatggcatcaccgactcaatggacaacagttcagttcagttgcttagtcatgtccgactcttttcaactccatgaatcgcagcacaccaggcctccctgtccatcaccaactcccggagttcactcagactcacatccatcgagtcagtaatgccatccagccatctcatcctctgtcgtccccttctcctcctgcccccaatccctcccagcatcagagtcttttccaatgagtcaactcttcgcatgaggtggccaaagtactggagtttcagctttagcatcattccctccaaagaaatcccaggactgatctccttcagaatggactggttggatctccttgcagtccaagggactctcaagagtcttctccaacaccacagttcaagagcatcagttcttcggcactcagctttcttcacagtccaactctcacatccatacatgactactggaaaaaccatagccttgactagatggaccttttttggcaaagtaatgtctctgcttttcaacatgctgtctaggtttgtcataacttttcttccaaggagtaagcatcttttaatttcatggctgcagtcaccatctgcagtgattttggaaccccccaaaataaagtctgacactgtttccactgtttccccatctatttcccatgaagtgatgggaccagatgccatgatcttcattttctgaatgttgagctttaagccaattttttcagtctccactttcactttcatcaagaggctctttagttcctcttcactttctgccataagggtggtatcatccgcatatctgaggttattgatatggacatgagtttgagtaaactccgggatggacatgagtttggacatgtccatgactcaatggacatgagtttgagtaaactccgggatggacagagaggcctggtgtgctgcagtccatggggttgcaaagagtcagtcaccactgagcgactgaactgaactgacaggaaaGAAAGTAGGCTGAGCTCCCATCAGACTCAGACCAGGATCAGAGAAGAgccagggaggagggcagggaaggagggagccCGGTCCTTTGAGGTCACACATCCAACTACAGACAGACTCCAAAGTCAGGCCTCTGGGGCAGCTGAGACCCCAGACAAAGATGTTCATTGAGAGCACAGCAGGACCCGTCAGGAGTTGGGGGCTGTCGGGCTGCCCACTGGTTCCAGGTGGGGTGGCTGCGgggtctcctctcctccctgtaGCTGGCTGGGAGCCACACTGCTGGTCTCAGTCCCAGGGGCCTCTGTTTCACCCCGATACCACTGGCCAAAGCTGGGGGGAAAGCCAAGAGGTGCTTTGAGCCTGGCTGCCAGGGAGGCCAAGTACAGGGGCTGAGGGGAGCAGGGGGTGCTGCAAAAAGGGGAGCCAGAGCAAGAAAGGGCAGCACGAGGCAGGGGACGGTAAAGGGGCCACCAGGGGAGCAGGAGGGTACGGGCATGCTGCTCGCTTAGGGCAGCAGGAGGGAAGGTGGgcccctccaccctccaccccgACCACATTCGTCCTTCCCTTCCTCAACATACAAACTCCGTATTCTGGACTCAGGGGCTGGGGGTTCAGAATGGTCTCCCTTATCACTGGAGAGCAGGAGCCATGAGCCATCATCATCGTCACTGAGGcggagaagagcaaagagaggagaggagacgTGAGGGTCCTTTATCAAGGCCCTGAGGGCCAAGGGAGTCCACTACGTTCAGCCTTCTGTGCAGCCCCCAGGAGcaggaaggggaggacagagtgaCTTTGGGGCCCCCAAAGCTGGAGTGAAGGAAACTGGATCACTCTTCTGTGCTCCTGAAACTGtcacacaacactgttaatccaCGATAcgctaacataaaataaaaagttaaaaaagaaactggagaGAAGAGAAATCTGGGGAGACAGAGGACATCTTACGGCTTTCATTTTCTAGCCAGATACACGGCAGGCCGTGGACAGGGCCTGCAGCTACAGCCTTACCTTCACCTGCCTGGGAACAAACAGATGCAGCCAAGACAAGAAACCAAAGAAACCGAAACCCGACTGTGGAGAAGCAGAGTCAGGATGTGCAGCGAGCAGGGCAGGTGGGAGCAGCCGTGATCCAGCGAGAAGGCGGTGGGCTCAGCACGGCAGgcttgtgggtgggtgggtggggtgacCAGGCCAGGTTAGCAGGTTCCAGAGGTGGCTAAGCTAGGTGACAAGCGCAGTCTGAGGCAATGGGTTCAGAAGGTGACCAGGCTCAGTGGGAATGGAGGCCGGGACTTACctgctctctgcttcctctggagtccCTAACATTTTGGCCTTGATCTTCTTCCGCTGCTTCTTGACAGCTACCTTCATGGCTTCGAGCAGAAGCCCAGGGACCCGGTGGGCTGTCAGCAGCTCcctacagaggaggaggaagggcagaGACAAAGCCGTAGGGATGCTAAGAATAGGTCTAGACTCAAGTACCTGTGCATGTTGTTTCCCCTTTTGGGAACACTCTGCCTTGCTAACCCCTCCGCCCCTAAGCTTAGGTGTCACCCCTCCTGGGAGTACTTCCTTGACAGCCGCTGCTGGTGACCCTCAGCACTGGCCCTCCCCGGTATGGAAGAAGatccaggagggcagggactaTGTGACTCCTGTCCTCCAGTGCccagcatggtgcctggcacacgaCGCCGTGGACGTATCAACCACTCAAAGAATGAGGCGGGTGAACCGAGGCCAGGGAACAGGTGCGCCTGGCGCCCCCGAGCCTCTGGGCCCTGCCTGGCGCCCTCACCGCTGGAAGTAGGCCAGCTCCTCCTTCAGCAGGAACAAGTTGGCTTTGAGCTCATTCCGCTCCTGAAGGATCTGCTGAACCTCCTCTCGACTGAAGCCGCACTGCCCTGCCCTGGCTGGGAGCCCTGGCGGCAGCGGGGCATCCGCCTGTGGAAGGACAGGTTTGGTCAGTGGGCGCCTAGGTTGGACAGGGACGCCTTGGGCAGTGGGCGCCTCGGTTGGGCAGGGAGCCTTGGGAGGCCAGGGCGCTACCATGGGTGCCAGGCCGGGGCTCTGGCTGAGTAGGGGCGGAGGCCGGCTGGTGGCGCACACTCGTAACCACCTTCTAGCTAGCCTGTTGGCCCTGCTACGCAGTACAGCAAAACTTTCCCGAGTGCCCACCGAGAGCCGGACCGTCCCCTCATAGGGCACTCACCGGGTCCTCGGGGGTCCCCGAGGCTCTTGTGCCCGCGGTCGCCCGCTCGGACTCCCGCCTCTGCTCGCAGTCGGGCCCCGAGGCCTGGCCCTGAACCGGTTCTGGAGGCGGCTCCAAGGCCGCTTCGCGCCGCTGCTCTCGTTCGCTCTCGCGGTCCCGCGCGGCGCGTAGCTGGGTTTGTACCGCGGCCAATTTCTGCCGCAACTCCGCATTCACCAGCAGGAGGCGCTGCAGCTGCTCCTGCAACTGTGGGCGGAGCCAAGGGGCTGGTGGGCGGGGCAACTGAGGGCCGGCAGGGTCCCGCCCCCGGCAcgtcgccccgccccgccctcaccGCCTCGGTCTCCTGGCTTCGCTGCAGCAGGTCGCGGTTGTACGCCCGGAGTTCGTCCCGCTGGCGGTCGGTCACCTCCTTGAGCTGCCGCAGCAGAGCGCGCTCCTCTGAGGAAGGGGCGTTCTCAGCGGCGGGCCCGCGAGAGggggagccctgcgccgccccgACCACGGAGCCCTGCAGGCCCGCACTCACCCTGTGGTCCAGAGCGCAGCTCTCTGCGGAGGCGCTCGTTCTCCTCTCGCAGCAGCCGCAGCTCGAGTTCCGCCTGCTGTGCGGATACCTGCAGCTGGGAAGGCCGCGCTGTTAGGTCAGCCCCCGCTGGCCCAGGCGGGCGGCTGGGGAAGGGCGCCATGACTTACCGAGTCCGGGGCGGGCCCCACGGCCGCCTTTTCCAGGAGCTCCAGCGCC
Coding sequences within it:
- the RILP gene encoding rab-interacting lysosomal protein isoform X2, encoding MEPRRAAPGAHGSGPRVVPGSGTAAELVYHLAGALGAELQELARRFGPEAAAGLVPLVVQALELLEKAAVGPAPDSLQVSAQQAELELRLLREENERLRRELRSGPQEERALLRQLKEVTDRQRDELRAYNRDLLQRSQETEALQEQLQRLLLVNAELRQKLAAVQTQLRAARDRESEREQRREAALEPPPEPVQGQASGPDCEQRRESERATAGTRASGTPEDPADAPLPPGLPARAGQCGFSREEVQQILQERNELKANLFLLKEELAYFQRELLTAHRVPGLLLEAMKVAVKKQRKKIKAKMLGTPEEAESSFGQWYRGETEAPGTETSSVAPSQLQGGEETPQPPHLEPVGSPTAPNS
- the RILP gene encoding rab-interacting lysosomal protein isoform X1; the encoded protein is MEPRRAAPGAHGSGPRVVPGSGTAAELVYHLAGALGAELQELARRFGPEAAAGLVPLVVQALELLEKAAVGPAPDSLQVSAQQAELELRLLREENERLRRELRSGPQEERALLRQLKEVTDRQRDELRAYNRDLLQRSQETEALQEQLQRLLLVNAELRQKLAAVQTQLRAARDRESEREQRREAALEPPPEPVQGQASGPDCEQRRESERATAGTRASGTPEDPADAPLPPGLPARAGQCGFSREEVQQILQERNELKANLFLLKEELAYFQRELLTAHRVPGLLLEAMKVAVKKQRKKIKAKMLGTPEEAESSDDDDGSWLLLSSDKGDHSEPPAPESRIRSFFGQWYRGETEAPGTETSSVAPSQLQGGEETPQPPHLEPVGSPTAPNS